CCGGAGGCCGGTTCCGACGCCGCGTCGATGACCACCCGGGCCGTGCGTGACGGCGACTTCTGGGTCCTCAACGGCGTGAAGCGGTGGATCACCAACGCCGGGGTGTCGGAGTTCTACACGGTGTTCGCGGTCACCGACCCGGCCGCGCGGTCGCGGGGCATCTCGGCGTTCGTGGTGGAGAAGTCCGACCCGGGCGTGAGCTTCGGGGCGCCGGAGAAGAAGCTGGGGATCAAGGGGTCGCCGACCCGCGAGGTGTACTTCGACAACGTGCGGATCCCGGCGGACCGGATGATCGGCGCGGAGGGCACCGGGTTCGCCACGGCGATGAAGACCCTGGACCACACCCGGGTGACGATCGCGGCGCAGGCGATCGGGATCGCGCAGGGCGCGCTGGACTTCGCCCTGCAGTACGCGAAGGACCGTAAGCAGTTCGGCAAGTCGATCGCCGAGTTCCAGGGCTTGCAGTTCATGCTCGCCGACATGGGCATGAAGCTGGAGGCGGCCCGGCAGCTCACCTATGCCGCGGCCGGCAAGAGCGAGCGCGGCGACGCGGACCTGACCTACTTCGGCGCGGCCGCGAAGTGTTTCGCCTCGGACGTGGCCATGGAGATCACCACGGACGCGGTGCAGATCCTGGGTGGGTACGGGTACACCCGCGACTACCCGGTCGAGCGGATGATGCGGGACGCGAAGATCACCCAGATCTACGAGGGCACCAACCAGGTGCAGCGGATCGTGATGGCGCGGCAGCTTCTGAAGGGCTGAAAGCGGCTGTTTGAGCAGCTCAGATATTTTGTGGCCGGGCGTGCGCGCCCGGCCACTTTCTGTGTCCGTCCACGTTGATCCGATGTGGACAGCTGAAGGTCAGGCGGCGGCGTTGGCCCTGAGGGCAGCTCGGGTCAGGTCTGCTCGCTGTAGGGCGTCATCTGGAAGCTGACGAACCGCCAGCCGCGGTGGTTGTCGCGGCGCAGGACCTGGGTGGCCACGCCGGCGAGGGTGCGTTGACCGCCGTCGGGTGTTCGTATCAGGTTGGTGAGCGGGCCGGTCATGACCGCGACGTCGCCGATGAGCCGGATGGTGAGCTCGCCGCGGGTGATGCGGAGGTAGGGCCGGCGGTTGGCGGTGTGCTCCAGCAACTGCGTCTTGGTGTGGGTGATGCCGTGCGCGTGGGTGTGTACGAGCGTGTCGTCGAAGAGGTCATCGAGTGTCTCCAGATCCACGTCGACGAGCGCTCGTTGCCGGCGTTGCTCGATGGCGTGCAGGTCCGTGGTCACCTGCTCGTCGGGCGGCTGAACGGTGGTGCTCATGCGGGCTCCTGGCGGGTGCGGTGGTCGGTGCGTGATCCGATGTCGAAGACGTGGAGACCGAAGCTCCGGTCCGTGAACAGGATGTGCTTCGTGTAGCCGATCTTGTGGGTGCGGCGGCCGCCGGCGACCCGAACCGGGGTGTGGCCGGTGCTGGTCACGATTCACCTCCACGAGCGTCCGGTCGAACGTAGGCAACGTCGGCCGGACCGGCGCAGTCACCTGAACAGGGGGCCATCACGCTGCCGCCGGAGCGGCGAGAATGAGCGGGCGGAATTCGACATCAGGCGGATGGACGTACAAATCAGCCAGAAAGGGTGTGGCCTTGTGAATTTCAAGCGTCGGACGATCGTTTTCGAGGCGGCCGATATCGAGGCGGAGAGCGCATTCTGGGCGGGACTCCTGGACGGCTCCGTCGAGGCGAAGGACGGCTGGCACAACGTCTGGGTCGACGGCGACTGGCACCTGGCGGTCCAGCTCGTGCCCGATCATGTGCCACCCGTGTGGCCCGAAGGCGGACCGTCACAGCAGGTCCACCTCGACTTCTACCTCGAGGACCTCGAGGCCGCGCACGAGAAGACGCTCAAGTTGGGCGGGCGGCTGTTGAAGGCGGTCGATGATCCGGCCGCACGGAAGGGGTTCCGGGTCTACGCGGATCCGGCCGGCCACACCTTCTGTCTCGCCTGGCCGTAGGGCGACCAACGGATCGGTAAGCGGTGCGGAGCGTTGTGCGGGGACACCGCACCGCTTCGGCCTGGCGTCAACTGCTCGGCAACACAGACGAGTGGGCCCGAGCCGACGGCGGTCAGCATGATCGAGGCGGCTGTCGCAGACGGCTCAGACGTGCGACCGTCGCTCAGGTTTCGGCTTGGCGGGCCCCGTTGCCTGCCAGGAGTCCGGATGGTGCGTTCAGCGATCGGTATCCGGCCCGGATCCGGTCCCATGCGTCGGCGCTAGCCGTCGGCGCCTGCTCGGCCAGGTATCCGTCGATGGCGTCGGCCGCCCAGGCGGAGTGGCCGGTCGCGACGTTGTCGATGGTGTTGTGGATGTCGACGAACGCGGTACTGAAGCCGTGCTTCTGGAGCGTCTGCCGGCCGCGGCGATAGTTGCCGCCGACCCCTGACAGCTCCATCGCCAGGTTCAGGCCGAGAATCTCCGGCTCGAACGTGCGCGGAAACCGGCCGATCGCCAGCCAGTAGACCGGAGTATCGAACGACTGGTCCCGGAACCCGGACCAGGTCGCGAACTCCGGCGAGCGAGTCGGTGGGAGGTCGATGCCCATCTCCCGCAACACGGCACGGTAGATCAGCGGATGGTTCAGGCTCAGGTCGCTGTTGCCGAGCTCGTCCCAGTAGGTGTCGAACAGGAAGTGCCCGCGCTCGGTGGAGGCGAGCTGATAGTCGGTGTAGCCGGTCAGCCAGGCACCGTCGATCAGGGTGAGCGGCGCCAGTTGCACGCTCGAGTCGATCAATTCGGCGCGGTCCGGCAAGGGATCGCCCAGGCCGTTGTGGAACTCCCTGTTGTGGAGGTCGTGCTGGTCGAGCAGCCACGACCGCAGACCGTCCACCGGGTGCTCGTCCGGCAGTGACTGGGCGGACGACTCCATGCCCTGGCGGGATCTGGCGAGCCGCTTCTCCACGTATCGCAGGGCATACCGGCGGGTCGCCGGTGTGATCGTGCGCCGCAACAGACGGATGTATGCCTGCCGGATGTCCGCGGGAGCGTCGCCGTCATCGTGGGAGCTTTCCGAGGCCGGCCGGAGCGTGATCCGCCGGGGCTGATGGGCGGGCGGTCGCCACCCTGCCCGCTGTGCGGGATCCGCCGGCAGCGCGTCGATCCATCGCTTGATCGTGTCCAGTTCGTTGTCCGGGAATATCCGGAACATCCGGCCCTTCTCCGACACGAGCGTGCCGGTCAGGCGGCTGGCGTCGGAATTGCCCGGCCGGATGAGGCGGCTGTTCGCCAGCGCGGTCAGGAACGGGATCGGGTCGGTGCGCGCCTCGGAGAGCCACTCCTGCAGCGGCCGGCCCTGCACGTTGAACCGGTCGTGATAGACGGACGCCTCCCTGGCCCGGGACCGCACCAGCTCCGCCATCTCGAAACCCGGGTCGCGAGCGGCGTCCAGCTCCTCGGCCACCTCGTCGCACCACCGTCGCAGCGCGCCGAACGCCCAGGCGAAGCCGCGCTCGACCGCGGTCGCGCCGGCCGCACCGGCTAATTCGACGAACGCGGCCGCCACGGCCCGAGCATCCTCGACCGGCGGCGGCCCGTCCGGCGTGCGCGCGCGGCTCGGATCCAGCGCGTCCCATCCGATCGCGTGCGGAAGCCGGGTCTGAACACCGTCGAGCGGCGGGAGCAGGCCGACCTCACGCAGGCAAAGGTCAAGTCCAATGATCTCGCCCCGGTATGCGTCCGGGCGCCGGCTCATCGTCAACGCGACGGCCGGTAGGTAGAAGGACTGGTCGGCGATTCGGCGGTCCTGCGCCAGCTGGCTCGCCGGATGCGCATGCACGGCCACCCGGAGGTGTTGCATGAGAGAGAGGTAGACGCTGCCTCGGGACGCCCGCGGATGCCCGGCGCCGACGTCGCCCGCGAACAGGGAGAGCACCCGCATGGTGACTGCTTCCTCGGCGTTGCCCGGCTCGCTCATCCACTGCAGCCAGGCACCGGACAGCGAGGCCAAGGGAGCACACGCGAGGACCGCCCGGCGGACGAGCACGTCGGCGCGGCCCTCGCGTTCCGCCGCGGCGAACAGTGCCTCGAAGCGCAAGCGTTGCGTGGCGGCCCAGGCGGCGACCGACGGCCCGAGGTCGGCCGGCGGGACCCGCGAACCGCGATCGTCGGCGCAGCCGCGGTCCAACTCCGCAACGATCGCGTCCCGCAGGGTGTCGGGCAGTGGCGTGCTCTCGGGGTCACACGCGCGGGCGAACACCGTCTGGATCGGCAGCGCCGTCGGGTCGTCCACCGCCTGATCAGAACCTCGGGTAGATGGACGCATCGCGCTTCTTCCTCTTCCTACGTCGAAAACCTGGCACTCGCACGCAGAAGGACCACCGCGAGCCACCGCCCTCGCACAGCGGGGAATGGTGCACGGCATTGCGGCAAGAAGCCGGCCGAACCTCCTGCCAAGAAATCTAACGCCGGGCCAGTGGGGGACTGTGTCCCGTAAAACAGCCCCCCGCCCGCGCCCATGGTCCGCGAAGCGGGCCGGGCGCCGCGTCGCCGGTTCACGTGACTGCGCTGGACAGCCGGAGCTGCGTACGGTCGGTCAGAGTTCATGAGCGACGAGCGGCATTCACCCGGGTCGAACCGCCTCACGGGTCGGGCCCGCCGAGGTCAGCCGGCAGGCGTGCCCGGGCTTCGTCGACGTCGAAGAGGACTCGGGAAAGGGGACGGTGAGATGATCGACCGCGAGCCCGGACGGATATGGCGCAACAGCCCGGTCGACGCCATCCTGCTCGGGATTTGCATCGTGCAGTTCGCAGGGACGATTGCGCTGGCCGTGCTGACGCCGGACGGGCTGTGGCCGCGGCTCGGCTCGGCGATCCTGGTCACCGCCATGATCACCTACTCGGTGCTCATCGTTAACCACATGTTCGTGCACCAGCCCTGGTTCACCGACCAACGGCTGAACGCGCTCGTGTCGTTGATGAACTCGGCGAACATCGCGCAGTCGGTACAGGCGTACCAGTTGAGTCACGTCCGCAACCACCACCGGTACAACAACGACCGCAAGCGCGACGGGGTCACCGCCGACCTCAGCTCCACGTACCGATACAGCCGGGACGACGACCACGCCCCGCTCTGGCGGTACCTGGCCTTCAGCCTCGCCGCCTCGGCCCGGGAGTTCGTGGGCACCTGGGCGTCCTTGCGCCGGTTGTGCGGCGTCGGCCCGGCGGAGACCACGTTGCTTGGGTGGGCCGCCCGGCATCCGGACCGGCGCGCGGCCGAGCTCGCCCAGGTCCGCTATGACCGCTTGGCACACCTGAGTTTCATCGTGCTGCTCGCCGTCCTCTCGTGGCAGTGGCTGCTGCTGTGCTACCTGCCGGCGGTAGCGGCCGCGTTCACCTGGGTCAACGTCCAGAACTACTACCGGCACTTCGGGGCGGAGCCGGACAGCCGGTACGCGAACTCCGTGAGCTACTACAGCCGGCTGTACAACCGGCTGACCTTCAACGACGGGTACCACCAGGAACACCATCTGCGCCCCACGACGCACTGGACCCGGCTTCCCGAGGTCGCGTCGCAGTATCAGGAGCGGCTCGACGAGGCCGGTCGTGTCGTGTCCACGGTGCCACCCGTGGTCGGCTTCCTGGACACCGGTCGCATTGACCGGATCGCCCAACGCTCCTCAGCGACCCGAGCCACCCAATGAACCAGCCGGGCAGACGTCGAGGAGGGGAGCGGTAGGTGCGGAATCTCGGCACGCCGGATGATCCGTACGACGTGATGGGGCTGGGCTTCGGACCGTCGAACATCGCACTCGCGATCGCTGCCCAGGAGATCGCGCCGGATCGCAGCTGCCTGTTCCTGGAGCGCTCCGGCGACACGCGCTGGCACGAGGGCATGCTCATCGACGGCGCCCGGATGCAGATCTCCTTCCTCAAGGACCTGGTGTCCCTGCGGAACCTGACCAGCCCATTCACCTTCCTCCAGTACGAGAAGGCCAAGGGCCGGCTGGAGAGGTTCGTGAACCTCGCCGAGTTCCGGCCGACCCGCCTGGAGTTCCAGGACTACCTGAGGTGGGTCGCCGCACAGTTCGCCGACGTGGTGCGCTACCGCTCCGCGGTCCGCGAGGTGACCGCGGTCCGCGACGATGACGGCACGCTGTCGCTGTTCCGGGTGACCGCGACCGACACCGCGACCGGCGGCGTCGTCGAGTACCACGCCCGCAACATCGTGCACGCGCTCGGCGGCGTACCCCGCGTGCCGGAGGGAGTGACGCTCGGCCCGACCGTGGTGCACTCCAGCGCGTTCCTGCCAACGGTCCCCGAGACGTTCACCGACCACGACCGCGAGTGGGAGTTCGCGGTCGCCGGCGACGGGCAAAGCGCCGGCGAGATCACCCACTACCTGCTGGATCGGTACCGCAACGCCCGCGTGCACCTGATCCTGCCGGGGTACTCGCTGCGTGCCACCGACAACAACCCGTTCGCGAACGAGCAGTTCTTCGAGGCCAACGCCGCCGACTTCTACTCCCGCAACGAGGCGAACCGGCGCGACTACTTCGCCGGCCTGCGAACCACCAACTACGGCGTGGTGGAGGCGAGTTTTCTCGACGAGCTGTACCGGCTGGTCTACGCCGACGAGGTCCGCGGCCGCACCCGCCTCGTGGTGCACGACGGCTCCCGGCTGACCGGGGTGGAGGCCGGGGCCGACGGCACGGGCATCCGGATCGGGGTCGACGCCCGCTTCGGCGGCGGGAGCCGTGTGCTCCGAGTTGACGGCCTGGTGCTGGCCACCGGGTACCGGCGCGAACTGGACTCGGTGATGTACCGCGACGTTCTTCCCTACCTGGACACCGACGCCGACGGCCGACTGGCGGTTTCCCGTGAACACCGCGTGCGCACGACCGACGAGCTGACCTGTGGCCTGTACGTGCAGGGCT
Above is a genomic segment from Actinoplanes ianthinogenes containing:
- a CDS encoding acyl-CoA dehydrogenase family protein, which translates into the protein MTDFDVYRLPEDHETIRAAVREVCDARVAPNAAEADETGEFPKASYDALRSSDFHAPHIPVEYGGAGADALATAIVIEEVARACASSSLIPAVNKLGSLPLILSASEELKQKYLSKVAAGEGMFSYCLSEPEAGSDAASMTTRAVRDGDFWVLNGVKRWITNAGVSEFYTVFAVTDPAARSRGISAFVVEKSDPGVSFGAPEKKLGIKGSPTREVYFDNVRIPADRMIGAEGTGFATAMKTLDHTRVTIAAQAIGIAQGALDFALQYAKDRKQFGKSIAEFQGLQFMLADMGMKLEAARQLTYAAAGKSERGDADLTYFGAAAKCFASDVAMEITTDAVQILGGYGYTRDYPVERMMRDAKITQIYEGTNQVQRIVMARQLLKG
- a CDS encoding fatty acid desaturase family protein yields the protein MIDREPGRIWRNSPVDAILLGICIVQFAGTIALAVLTPDGLWPRLGSAILVTAMITYSVLIVNHMFVHQPWFTDQRLNALVSLMNSANIAQSVQAYQLSHVRNHHRYNNDRKRDGVTADLSSTYRYSRDDDHAPLWRYLAFSLAASAREFVGTWASLRRLCGVGPAETTLLGWAARHPDRRAAELAQVRYDRLAHLSFIVLLAVLSWQWLLLCYLPAVAAAFTWVNVQNYYRHFGAEPDSRYANSVSYYSRLYNRLTFNDGYHQEHHLRPTTHWTRLPEVASQYQERLDEAGRVVSTVPPVVGFLDTGRIDRIAQRSSATRATQ
- a CDS encoding VOC family protein is translated as MLVTIHLHERPVERRQRRPDRRSHLNRGPSRCRRSGENERAEFDIRRMDVQISQKGCGLVNFKRRTIVFEAADIEAESAFWAGLLDGSVEAKDGWHNVWVDGDWHLAVQLVPDHVPPVWPEGGPSQQVHLDFYLEDLEAAHEKTLKLGGRLLKAVDDPAARKGFRVYADPAGHTFCLAWP
- a CDS encoding iron-containing redox enzyme family protein, translated to MARGGPSACECQVFDVGRGRSAMRPSTRGSDQAVDDPTALPIQTVFARACDPESTPLPDTLRDAIVAELDRGCADDRGSRVPPADLGPSVAAWAATQRLRFEALFAAAEREGRADVLVRRAVLACAPLASLSGAWLQWMSEPGNAEEAVTMRVLSLFAGDVGAGHPRASRGSVYLSLMQHLRVAVHAHPASQLAQDRRIADQSFYLPAVALTMSRRPDAYRGEIIGLDLCLREVGLLPPLDGVQTRLPHAIGWDALDPSRARTPDGPPPVEDARAVAAAFVELAGAAGATAVERGFAWAFGALRRWCDEVAEELDAARDPGFEMAELVRSRAREASVYHDRFNVQGRPLQEWLSEARTDPIPFLTALANSRLIRPGNSDASRLTGTLVSEKGRMFRIFPDNELDTIKRWIDALPADPAQRAGWRPPAHQPRRITLRPASESSHDDGDAPADIRQAYIRLLRRTITPATRRYALRYVEKRLARSRQGMESSAQSLPDEHPVDGLRSWLLDQHDLHNREFHNGLGDPLPDRAELIDSSVQLAPLTLIDGAWLTGYTDYQLASTERGHFLFDTYWDELGNSDLSLNHPLIYRAVLREMGIDLPPTRSPEFATWSGFRDQSFDTPVYWLAIGRFPRTFEPEILGLNLAMELSGVGGNYRRGRQTLQKHGFSTAFVDIHNTIDNVATGHSAWAADAIDGYLAEQAPTASADAWDRIRAGYRSLNAPSGLLAGNGARQAET
- a CDS encoding nuclear transport factor 2 family protein, which translates into the protein MSTTVQPPDEQVTTDLHAIEQRRQRALVDVDLETLDDLFDDTLVHTHAHGITHTKTQLLEHTANRRPYLRITRGELTIRLIGDVAVMTGPLTNLIRTPDGGQRTLAGVATQVLRRDNHRGWRFVSFQMTPYSEQT
- a CDS encoding SidA/IucD/PvdA family monooxygenase, which produces MRNLGTPDDPYDVMGLGFGPSNIALAIAAQEIAPDRSCLFLERSGDTRWHEGMLIDGARMQISFLKDLVSLRNLTSPFTFLQYEKAKGRLERFVNLAEFRPTRLEFQDYLRWVAAQFADVVRYRSAVREVTAVRDDDGTLSLFRVTATDTATGGVVEYHARNIVHALGGVPRVPEGVTLGPTVVHSSAFLPTVPETFTDHDREWEFAVAGDGQSAGEITHYLLDRYRNARVHLILPGYSLRATDNNPFANEQFFEANAADFYSRNEANRRDYFAGLRTTNYGVVEASFLDELYRLVYADEVRGRTRLVVHDGSRLTGVEAGADGTGIRIGVDARFGGGSRVLRVDGLVLATGYRRELDSVMYRDVLPYLDTDADGRLAVSREHRVRTTDELTCGLYVQGFAEATHGLGDTLLSLLPFRSKQIITAIAKDGGSLARAFPPAGHDAGPAAATLVELIERCGSGTLVSTGAGEFPVATRLPLVLDRDRGRNGVLFGVLDRTDPQLPDGAKVLVIFQPDGDSMVIDVRGCARVVTDRDRLVAHLAPVDPADSGTAAPTGGSVRIEIEIETLSSRFPLSSEPRAVPAESERQS